A part of Solicola gregarius genomic DNA contains:
- a CDS encoding PadR family transcriptional regulator: MALDHAILVSLAERSASGYDLARRFDKSIGFFWKATHQQIYKVLARMEAAGWLEATAVEEPGRPAKKVYALTADGRGELTRWTAEPTPTESVRSDFAVKVRGMQFGDRGAVIADIARQRDRHIDRLAYYEADCTKHFPEPERLTDGELPAYLVLRGGIRTEQTYIEWCDEMLDALGAPKPRSKR, from the coding sequence ATGGCGCTCGACCACGCGATCCTGGTATCGCTCGCGGAGCGATCGGCGAGCGGGTACGACCTCGCGCGCCGGTTCGACAAGTCGATCGGCTTCTTCTGGAAGGCGACGCACCAGCAGATCTACAAGGTGCTCGCGCGCATGGAGGCGGCCGGCTGGCTGGAGGCCACGGCGGTCGAGGAGCCCGGCCGCCCGGCCAAGAAGGTCTACGCCCTCACAGCCGACGGCCGCGGCGAGCTGACCCGCTGGACGGCCGAGCCGACGCCGACCGAGAGCGTACGAAGCGACTTCGCCGTCAAGGTACGCGGCATGCAGTTCGGCGACCGCGGCGCCGTCATCGCCGACATCGCGCGCCAACGCGACCGCCACATCGACCGGCTGGCGTACTACGAGGCCGACTGCACCAAGCACTTCCCCGAGCCAGAACGCCTCACCGACGGCGAGCTGCCCGCGTACCTCGTGCTGCGCGGCGGCATCCGTACCGAGCAGACCTACATCGAATGGTGCGACGAGATGCTCGACGCATTGGGCGCCCCGAAACCGAGGAGCAAGAGATGA
- a CDS encoding NADPH-dependent 2,4-dienoyl-CoA reductase: MTYEHLLSPLAIGEHTLRNRVVMGSMHTGLEDRAHNLPKLAAYFAERAKGGTALMITGGYAPTWEGWLSPAASLLASRRQAERHRTVTDAVHEHDAKIALQILHAGRYAYHPLSRSASSKKAPINPFRPRALSTKGVDRTVDSFVRAAKLAQHAGYDGVEIMGSEGYLINQFVTARTNDRTDAWGGTPAKRMRFPVEIVRRIRDEVGPRLMVIYRISLLDLVDDAQSWEETVELAHRVEDAGASLVNTGIGWHEARVPTIVTSVPRAAFSGLTGRLRPELDIPVMASNRINTPDVAEEILAAGEADLVSMARPLLADPDFVAKTEQGRADEINTCIACNQACLDHVFANKHASCLVNPRAARETELRLLPVPAPRRKRVAVVGAGPAGLAASTALAERGHAVDLYEADAQVGGQFRLAMRIPGKEEFAETLRYFRRRIEVLGVRLHLATAPSIGDLTGGTYDDVVVATGVEPRIPELPGVDHPSVVTYAQLLRGEARAGERVAVMGAGGVGFDVSEFLLYEQHESMSAWMERWGVTDPAKERGGLTTKVPVKPARTVHLLQRKQTSLGKGLAKTTGWVHRTALRDAGVEMLPGVTYERVDDNGLHVGIDGQTRVLEVDTVVLCTGQESVRDLADPVSAADVPVHVIGGADVAAELDAKRAIKQATELAAAL; encoded by the coding sequence ATGACGTACGAGCACCTGTTGTCGCCCCTGGCGATCGGCGAGCACACCCTGCGCAACCGCGTGGTCATGGGCTCCATGCACACCGGTCTCGAAGACCGTGCCCACAACCTGCCCAAGCTCGCCGCGTACTTCGCCGAGCGCGCCAAGGGCGGCACGGCGCTGATGATCACCGGCGGGTACGCGCCGACCTGGGAGGGCTGGCTGTCGCCTGCGGCGTCGCTGCTGGCATCGCGCCGCCAGGCCGAGCGCCACCGTACGGTCACCGACGCCGTGCACGAGCACGACGCCAAGATCGCGCTGCAGATCCTGCACGCCGGCCGCTACGCGTACCACCCGTTGTCTCGCTCGGCCTCGAGCAAGAAGGCGCCGATCAACCCGTTCCGCCCGCGCGCGCTGTCGACGAAGGGCGTCGACCGCACCGTCGACTCGTTCGTACGCGCGGCGAAGCTGGCCCAACATGCGGGGTACGACGGCGTCGAGATCATGGGCTCGGAGGGCTACCTGATCAACCAGTTCGTGACGGCGCGTACCAACGACCGCACCGACGCCTGGGGCGGCACGCCTGCGAAGCGGATGCGGTTCCCGGTCGAGATCGTGCGCCGCATCCGCGACGAGGTGGGTCCGCGGCTGATGGTGATCTACCGGATCTCGCTGCTCGACCTCGTCGACGACGCGCAGTCATGGGAGGAGACCGTCGAACTCGCGCACAGGGTCGAAGACGCCGGCGCCTCGCTGGTCAACACCGGGATCGGCTGGCACGAGGCGCGGGTGCCGACGATCGTCACGTCCGTGCCCCGCGCCGCGTTCAGCGGGCTGACCGGGCGTCTGCGCCCGGAGCTCGACATTCCGGTGATGGCGTCGAACCGGATCAACACGCCCGACGTCGCCGAGGAGATCCTCGCGGCGGGCGAGGCCGACCTGGTGTCGATGGCGCGGCCGCTGCTCGCCGACCCCGACTTCGTCGCGAAGACCGAGCAGGGGCGTGCCGACGAGATCAACACCTGCATCGCCTGCAACCAGGCCTGTCTCGACCACGTCTTCGCCAACAAGCATGCGAGCTGCCTGGTCAACCCGCGCGCCGCGCGCGAGACGGAGCTGCGCCTGTTGCCCGTACCCGCGCCGCGGCGCAAGCGCGTCGCCGTCGTCGGCGCAGGGCCCGCCGGGCTCGCTGCATCGACCGCGCTGGCCGAGCGTGGGCACGCCGTCGACCTGTACGAGGCCGACGCACAGGTCGGTGGACAGTTCCGGCTCGCGATGCGGATTCCGGGCAAGGAGGAGTTCGCCGAGACACTTCGATACTTCCGGCGCCGCATCGAGGTGCTCGGCGTACGCCTGCACCTCGCGACCGCGCCGTCGATCGGCGACCTGACCGGCGGCACGTACGACGACGTGGTCGTCGCGACCGGTGTCGAGCCACGCATCCCCGAGCTCCCCGGTGTCGACCACCCGAGCGTCGTCACGTACGCCCAGCTGTTGCGCGGCGAGGCGAGGGCCGGCGAACGGGTCGCGGTCATGGGCGCGGGCGGCGTCGGCTTCGACGTGAGCGAGTTCCTGCTCTACGAGCAGCACGAGTCAATGTCCGCCTGGATGGAGCGGTGGGGCGTGACCGATCCGGCCAAGGAGCGCGGCGGGCTCACCACCAAGGTGCCGGTCAAGCCCGCACGCACCGTGCACCTGCTGCAACGCAAGCAGACCTCACTCGGCAAGGGTCTCGCGAAGACGACGGGTTGGGTGCACCGCACCGCTCTGCGCGATGCAGGAGTCGAGATGCTGCCCGGAGTCACGTACGAGCGAGTCGACGACAACGGACTGCACGTCGGCATCGACGGGCAGACGCGGGTTCTCGAGGTCGACACGGTCGTCTTGTGCACCGGCCAGGAGTCCGTACGCGACCTCGCCGACCCGGTTTCGGCAGCGGACGTACCCGTGCACGTGATCGGCGGCGCCGACGTCGCGGCCGAGCTCGACGCCAAGCGGGCGATCAAGCAGGCGACGGAGCTCGCCGCCGCCCTCTGA
- a CDS encoding ATP-dependent DNA ligase, with product MRLNDVVEVSRTVAATRSRLAKREAIAALLRATPPDNVELVVAYLAGALPQRRTGLGWRSLGELPAPAAEPSLEIGEVDAALERISQLAGSGSASTRADAAAALFARATADEQAFLRSLIVGELRQGALDAVMLDAIADASGVPATSVRRAAMLAGATAPVAVAALTRDREAVEAFTLTVGTPVRPMLASSAPDVPAAFDKIGARAAVDVKLDGIRIQAHKRDGEVSLYTRSLDDITDRLAGVAERIAMLPYDALILDGEVIALDDDGRPRPFQDTASRTATHGESAVTLAPFFFDCLHLDEDLIDRPLGERIEILTDALPDDLLVPRLITDDARAAEAFFTDMVDQGQEGVVVKTLDAPYEAGRRGAGWVKVKPRHTLDLVVLAVEWGNGRRQGWLSNIHLGARDADGGFVMLGKTFKGMTDEMLTWQTERFLELEESRDRHIVYVRPEQVVEIAFDGLQRSTRYPGGLALRFARVLRYRDDKSAEEADTIDRVRELA from the coding sequence GTGAGACTCAACGACGTCGTCGAGGTGTCGCGGACGGTCGCGGCGACCCGCTCCCGGCTGGCCAAGCGAGAGGCGATCGCCGCCCTGCTGCGTGCAACCCCGCCCGACAACGTCGAGCTGGTCGTCGCGTACCTCGCCGGTGCGCTGCCGCAGCGCCGTACGGGCTTGGGTTGGCGCAGCCTCGGCGAACTACCCGCACCGGCAGCCGAGCCGAGCCTCGAGATCGGCGAGGTCGACGCCGCGCTCGAGCGCATCTCGCAGCTCGCCGGCTCCGGTTCAGCATCGACCCGGGCAGACGCCGCCGCTGCGCTGTTCGCCCGCGCGACGGCCGACGAGCAGGCGTTCCTGCGCTCGCTGATCGTCGGCGAGCTGCGCCAGGGCGCCCTCGACGCGGTGATGCTCGACGCGATCGCCGACGCGAGCGGCGTACCCGCGACGTCGGTACGCCGAGCGGCGATGCTCGCCGGAGCCACCGCGCCGGTCGCGGTCGCGGCGCTCACCCGCGATCGCGAAGCCGTCGAGGCGTTCACGTTGACCGTCGGCACGCCCGTACGCCCGATGCTCGCGTCATCGGCGCCGGACGTGCCCGCGGCGTTCGACAAGATCGGTGCGCGCGCGGCCGTCGACGTGAAGCTCGACGGCATCCGCATCCAGGCGCACAAGCGAGACGGCGAGGTGTCCTTGTACACCCGCAGCCTCGACGACATCACCGACCGACTGGCCGGCGTCGCCGAGCGGATCGCCATGCTGCCGTACGACGCGCTGATCCTCGACGGCGAGGTGATCGCGCTGGACGACGACGGCCGTCCGCGGCCGTTCCAGGACACCGCCTCGCGTACGGCGACCCACGGGGAGTCGGCGGTGACCCTGGCGCCGTTCTTCTTCGACTGCCTGCACCTCGACGAAGACCTCATCGACCGGCCCCTGGGCGAGCGCATCGAGATTCTCACGGATGCGCTTCCCGACGACCTGCTCGTACCCCGGCTGATCACCGATGATGCCCGCGCCGCTGAAGCGTTCTTCACCGACATGGTCGATCAGGGCCAGGAGGGTGTCGTGGTCAAGACGCTCGACGCACCGTACGAAGCCGGCCGCCGCGGTGCGGGGTGGGTCAAGGTCAAGCCACGGCACACCCTCGACCTGGTCGTACTCGCGGTCGAATGGGGCAATGGCCGGCGGCAGGGCTGGCTGTCCAACATCCACCTCGGAGCCCGCGACGCCGACGGCGGATTCGTCATGCTGGGCAAGACATTCAAGGGCATGACCGACGAGATGCTCACCTGGCAGACCGAGCGGTTCCTCGAGTTGGAGGAGTCCCGCGACCGCCACATCGTGTACGTACGCCCCGAGCAGGTGGTCGAGATCGCGTTCGACGGCCTGCAGCGCTCGACCCGCTACCCCGGCGGACTCGCGCTGCGGTTCGCGCGGGTGCTGCGCTACCGCGATGACAAGTCCGCCGAGGAGGCCGACACGATCGACCGCGTACGCGAGCTGGCGTGA
- a CDS encoding sigma-70 family RNA polymerase sigma factor, giving the protein MWGRPPAWESEYIAFFDARQRDFMRIAYTITGDWPSAEDATQQAFSSLYVYWPRIKPATLDAYARRTLVNSCLSVLRKRKRETVTEYVPERAYADERDDWIDLRRALLTLAPRARAVLTLRYLEDLSVMQVAEILDVAEGTVKSQSKRALDRLREQLSADTNDPVWGTR; this is encoded by the coding sequence ATGTGGGGCAGACCGCCCGCGTGGGAGAGCGAGTACATCGCGTTCTTCGACGCCCGCCAACGCGATTTCATGCGGATCGCGTACACGATCACGGGCGACTGGCCGTCGGCCGAAGACGCCACGCAGCAGGCGTTCAGCTCTCTGTACGTGTACTGGCCGCGGATCAAACCGGCCACGCTCGACGCGTACGCCCGGCGCACGTTGGTCAACAGCTGCCTGTCCGTGTTGCGCAAGCGCAAGCGGGAGACAGTCACCGAGTACGTGCCGGAGCGGGCGTACGCGGACGAACGCGATGACTGGATCGACCTGCGCCGCGCATTGTTGACGCTCGCGCCGCGTGCCAGGGCGGTCCTCACCCTGCGGTACCTCGAGGACCTGTCCGTGATGCAGGTGGCGGAGATCCTCGACGTCGCCGAGGGAACCGTCAAGAGCCAGAGCAAACGCGCACTCGACCGACTGCGTGAGCAGCTGTCGGCCGATACGAACGACCCGGTATGGGGGACACGATGA
- a CDS encoding Ig-like domain-containing protein: MPSTSVRARRTVAIGASSALVAGAALAMTAATTTSADAAKINKNTDYNCVLSLTGDSYPVGVTTKVTVPKSVAPGQKVPKRKTTLTLNISEELHETVLSLGGTDAEGGSKNAKVGVKVGKKTLSVPINKLSAPKAPIPPSGEKWSIDTAGTVGAFKVPATAKGGTKAKLSMPKKFTIDAIVYLGDTAVPNELQCTADGKRALGSIAIKKAPSKLKANVKPKKVVAKKTRAKVNVSVRSTGKATGKVRVMEGKKTLGAAAVKKGKATVTLKKFAKPGKHKLTIKYAGNKSVKASMVKRTIKVVRK, encoded by the coding sequence GTGCCAAGCACTTCAGTACGCGCGCGGCGGACCGTCGCGATCGGCGCCTCGAGCGCGCTGGTCGCCGGAGCCGCGCTCGCGATGACGGCCGCGACGACCACGTCCGCGGACGCCGCCAAGATCAACAAGAACACCGACTACAACTGCGTCCTGAGTCTGACGGGTGACTCGTACCCCGTGGGCGTCACCACGAAGGTCACGGTGCCGAAGTCGGTGGCGCCGGGTCAGAAGGTCCCCAAGCGGAAGACGACTCTCACGCTGAACATCTCGGAGGAGCTCCACGAGACGGTCCTCAGCCTGGGCGGCACCGACGCAGAGGGTGGCTCGAAGAACGCGAAGGTCGGCGTCAAGGTCGGCAAGAAGACGCTCTCCGTTCCGATCAACAAGCTGAGCGCGCCCAAGGCGCCGATCCCCCCGAGCGGCGAGAAGTGGAGCATCGACACCGCCGGCACCGTCGGCGCGTTCAAGGTGCCTGCAACCGCCAAGGGTGGCACCAAGGCGAAGCTGTCGATGCCGAAGAAGTTCACCATCGACGCCATCGTCTACCTCGGCGACACGGCCGTCCCGAACGAGCTCCAGTGCACCGCTGATGGCAAGCGCGCACTCGGCTCGATCGCGATCAAGAAGGCGCCGTCGAAGCTCAAGGCGAACGTCAAGCCGAAGAAGGTCGTCGCCAAGAAGACCCGCGCCAAGGTCAACGTCAGCGTCAGGTCGACGGGCAAGGCCACCGGCAAGGTCCGCGTCATGGAGGGCAAGAAGACCCTCGGCGCCGCGGCCGTCAAGAAGGGCAAGGCGACCGTCACGCTGAAGAAGTTCGCCAAGCCCGGCAAGCACAAGCTCACCATCAAGTACGCCGGCAACAAGTCGGTCAAGGCCAGCATGGTCAAGCGGACCATCAAGGTCGTACGAAAGTAG
- a CDS encoding GNAT family N-acetyltransferase, translating to MATRSRLAPHEPTARLLERAARATPAAVDAASHGWWLRHTTARQMSANAVIAHVSDGRLDESIDAAERFYRTYESPARFQLCAGCVPGLDDLLDVRAYARTAPVSLETCAADEVGAPRPRRGLRADVAYEPTPDWLAVANSDAEPSDAARGGLLRRVRNPSTYVTVYERNEPIAIGRSVAERGWAGVFDMATLPLARGRGAGRLVLSTLALASIDRGAQWVYLQVERANDRARRLYRRAGFREIDTYYYRVRPRV from the coding sequence ATGGCCACACGTTCGCGGCTGGCGCCGCACGAGCCGACCGCGCGGCTGCTGGAGCGTGCCGCCCGCGCCACGCCCGCGGCGGTCGACGCCGCTTCGCACGGATGGTGGCTGCGCCACACGACGGCCCGGCAGATGTCGGCGAATGCCGTGATCGCGCACGTCAGTGACGGTCGCCTCGACGAGTCGATCGACGCGGCGGAGCGGTTCTACCGGACGTACGAGTCGCCCGCGCGGTTCCAGCTGTGTGCGGGCTGCGTGCCGGGGCTCGACGATCTCCTCGACGTCCGGGCGTACGCGCGTACCGCGCCGGTCTCGTTGGAGACCTGCGCCGCGGACGAGGTCGGAGCACCTCGCCCTCGACGCGGCTTGCGCGCCGATGTGGCGTACGAGCCGACGCCCGACTGGCTCGCCGTCGCGAACTCCGACGCCGAGCCGTCCGACGCCGCACGCGGTGGGCTGTTGCGCCGCGTACGCAACCCATCGACCTATGTCACGGTCTACGAGCGCAACGAGCCGATCGCGATCGGTCGTTCGGTCGCCGAGCGCGGCTGGGCCGGGGTGTTCGACATGGCGACGCTCCCCCTCGCCCGCGGGCGAGGGGCGGGCCGCCTGGTGCTGTCGACGCTCGCGCTCGCGTCGATCGACCGCGGAGCCCAGTGGGTCTACCTGCAGGTCGAACGCGCCAACGACCGCGCCCGTCGCCTGTACCGCCGGGCCGGATTTCGCGAGATCGACACGTACTACTACCGGGTGCGGCCGAGAGTCTGA
- a CDS encoding DUF6801 domain-containing protein, whose amino-acid sequence MPRHRTAIVCTSVALAASGTLIAGTAHAANDAAKTTDSYAYQCKIKAGGFVIDPAKVKVTMSAKLPGSVDAGSTIGKRKVHVTLRMPEVIRDNAVSVLRARKANGSARDAHVDVRIAKKTDQIPVKGLHAKKRRIPRKAGAVWNIHATGKVAAIKVPKNASGKAKVSVPKRLRVKANLFRRNGSKIKASMACKAPKDRAFDTIKITG is encoded by the coding sequence ATGCCCCGCCATCGCACCGCCATCGTCTGCACAAGCGTCGCCCTCGCCGCATCGGGCACGCTCATTGCGGGAACCGCACACGCCGCCAACGATGCGGCCAAGACCACCGACTCGTACGCCTACCAGTGCAAGATCAAGGCCGGTGGTTTCGTGATCGATCCCGCGAAGGTCAAGGTGACGATGAGCGCGAAACTGCCCGGTTCGGTCGATGCCGGGTCGACGATCGGCAAGCGGAAGGTGCACGTGACCCTCCGCATGCCCGAGGTAATTCGCGACAATGCGGTCAGCGTCCTGCGTGCACGCAAGGCGAACGGCTCTGCTCGCGACGCGCATGTCGACGTCCGGATTGCCAAGAAGACCGACCAGATACCCGTCAAGGGCTTGCACGCGAAGAAGCGTCGGATCCCGCGTAAGGCCGGTGCGGTGTGGAACATCCACGCAACGGGCAAGGTCGCGGCGATCAAGGTGCCGAAGAACGCGAGCGGCAAGGCCAAGGTCTCCGTACCCAAGCGACTGCGCGTCAAGGCGAACCTCTTCCGCCGCAACGGCTCGAAGATCAAGGCGAGCATGGCGTGCAAGGCCCCGAAGGACCGCGCGTTCGACACGATCAAGATCACCGGCTAG
- the ilvA gene encoding threonine ammonia-lyase IlvA has product MSHLGQKADPMTVTAPDVDAAYDRIDPVVVRTPLQFSHRHAQRLGTEVWLKREDLQVVRSYKLRGAYNLLAQLGPDARSKGVVCASAGNHAQGVAYACQQLRLDARIYVPRTTPRQKRSRITALGGRQVELIVTGDTYDAASALAREDAATSGAALIPAFDAPEVVAGQGTVAREIVGQLGGAPDVLLVPVGGGGLIAGCVTWLAEHHPSTRVVGVEPTGAASMAAAVKAGEPVTLDELDGFVDGAAVRRVGDLTAEIVRAHAVDLVDVDPGLVCEEMLDMFQTDGIIAEPAGALASAAMRTWGGQADGSVVSIVSGGNHDVSRYAEVIERALVSQGLKHYWLVDFPQEPGALRGFLDDVLGPDDDITLFEYVKRHNRETGPALVGLELGDAADLPGLLKRLDASPVHAKKLSPDDPVFQYLL; this is encoded by the coding sequence GTGAGCCACCTCGGACAGAAAGCCGACCCGATGACCGTGACCGCTCCCGACGTCGACGCCGCGTACGACCGGATCGACCCGGTCGTCGTACGCACACCGCTGCAGTTCAGCCACCGACACGCACAGCGGCTCGGCACCGAGGTGTGGCTCAAACGCGAAGACCTCCAGGTCGTCCGGTCGTACAAGCTGCGCGGCGCGTACAACCTGCTCGCCCAGCTGGGTCCGGACGCGCGCTCGAAGGGCGTGGTGTGCGCGAGTGCCGGCAACCATGCGCAGGGCGTCGCGTACGCCTGCCAGCAGCTGCGGCTCGACGCCCGCATCTACGTCCCGCGTACGACGCCCCGGCAGAAGCGAAGCCGCATCACCGCGCTCGGTGGTCGACAGGTCGAGCTGATCGTCACCGGTGACACCTACGACGCCGCGTCGGCGCTGGCCCGTGAGGACGCGGCGACGAGCGGAGCAGCGCTGATCCCTGCCTTCGACGCTCCGGAGGTCGTCGCCGGGCAGGGCACCGTCGCCCGCGAGATCGTCGGGCAGCTCGGCGGCGCGCCCGACGTACTGCTGGTGCCCGTCGGCGGTGGTGGCCTGATCGCGGGATGCGTGACGTGGCTGGCCGAGCACCATCCGTCGACCCGCGTCGTAGGGGTCGAACCCACTGGCGCGGCGAGTATGGCCGCCGCGGTCAAGGCCGGAGAGCCGGTGACGCTCGACGAGCTCGACGGGTTCGTCGACGGAGCGGCCGTACGCCGGGTCGGCGACCTGACCGCGGAGATCGTCCGCGCCCACGCGGTCGACCTGGTCGACGTCGACCCCGGGCTGGTGTGCGAGGAGATGCTCGACATGTTCCAGACCGACGGCATCATCGCCGAGCCCGCGGGTGCGCTCGCGTCGGCGGCGATGCGTACGTGGGGCGGGCAGGCCGACGGCAGCGTCGTGAGCATCGTGTCGGGCGGAAACCACGACGTCAGCCGCTACGCCGAGGTGATCGAGCGGGCGTTGGTGTCGCAAGGCCTGAAGCACTACTGGCTCGTCGACTTCCCGCAGGAGCCGGGCGCACTGCGCGGGTTCCTCGACGACGTACTCGGGCCCGACGACGACATCACGCTGTTCGAGTACGTCAAACGGCACAACCGCGAGACCGGGCCCGCACTGGTCGGGCTGGAGCTCGGCGACGCCGCCGACCTGCCGGGGTTACTGAAGCGCCTCGACGCGTCGCCGGTACACGCGAAGAAGCTGTCGCCCGACGACCCGGTGTTCCAGTACCTTCTCTAG
- a CDS encoding Ig-like domain-containing protein has translation MKYAIAGRRSLATALSGTLVAGAVAGTVVGAAGPAAAAEVPIEHEFTSTCNVNVGGDLNLGDYDIEFSMATTAEVPLVPGADNPKQDVSVMLTMPEKLHAATVNLIKATHASGGSPNSAVNLTLPIAGGTKVTERIALKNLTAPKKKIPALGNPWTITSTGVVPKQHVPGFAGAGDAPSNAALKLAPKFTIKSTLFAGKKKFPTTMKCTVKKADRVINDAVPVGFPYVTDTLPASIKTTARTKASTQLTFFNAGPNPDNSNTKPEHGKLTIGAKGKATYTPKRNFVGKDSFTYTAKDDSGESTSKVTITVKKASSRLQVRAPKAIKFGKRATVRVTVKSKGAKAGPVRLVKGKRVLAKAKAGKAGKAKLTIKRKALKVGKHKLQVKYAGSKTAKKATKKLTLRVKKR, from the coding sequence ATGAAGTATGCAATCGCGGGGCGCAGAAGCCTCGCCACCGCACTGTCGGGCACGCTCGTCGCGGGCGCCGTCGCCGGAACCGTCGTCGGTGCTGCTGGACCCGCGGCTGCCGCCGAGGTGCCCATCGAGCACGAGTTCACCTCGACCTGCAACGTGAACGTCGGCGGCGACTTGAACCTCGGCGATTACGACATCGAGTTCAGCATGGCAACGACGGCCGAGGTGCCGCTCGTGCCCGGCGCCGACAACCCGAAGCAGGATGTCAGCGTCATGCTGACGATGCCGGAGAAGCTGCACGCGGCAACGGTGAACCTGATCAAGGCCACCCACGCGAGCGGGGGCTCACCCAACTCCGCGGTGAACCTCACGCTGCCGATCGCAGGCGGCACGAAGGTCACCGAGCGCATCGCGCTGAAGAACCTCACGGCACCGAAGAAGAAGATCCCCGCACTCGGCAACCCGTGGACGATCACCTCGACCGGCGTCGTGCCGAAGCAGCACGTACCCGGCTTCGCGGGCGCCGGCGATGCTCCGTCGAACGCGGCGCTCAAGCTGGCGCCGAAGTTCACCATCAAGTCGACGCTGTTCGCGGGGAAGAAGAAGTTCCCGACGACGATGAAATGCACGGTCAAGAAGGCCGACCGTGTCATCAACGACGCCGTGCCGGTCGGCTTCCCGTACGTGACCGACACGCTGCCGGCGAGCATCAAGACGACCGCACGGACGAAGGCCTCGACGCAGCTGACGTTCTTCAACGCCGGCCCGAATCCGGACAACTCGAACACCAAGCCCGAGCACGGGAAGCTGACGATCGGAGCCAAGGGCAAGGCCACGTACACGCCGAAGAGGAACTTCGTCGGCAAGGACTCCTTTACCTACACCGCCAAGGACGATAGCGGCGAGTCGACCAGCAAGGTCACGATCACCGTCAAGAAGGCGTCGTCCAGGCTGCAGGTTCGTGCACCGAAGGCGATCAAGTTCGGTAAGCGCGCAACCGTCCGCGTCACGGTGAAGAGCAAGGGCGCCAAGGCGGGTCCCGTGAGGCTCGTCAAGGGCAAGCGCGTCCTCGCCAAGGCCAAGGCCGGCAAGGCGGGCAAGGCGAAGCTGACGATCAAGCGCAAGGCCCTCAAGGTCGGCAAGCACAAGCTGCAGGTGAAGTACGCCGGCAGCAAAACCGCCAAGAAAGCAACGAAGAAGCTCACCCTCCGCGTAAAGAAGCGCTAG